One window of Papaver somniferum cultivar HN1 chromosome 9, ASM357369v1, whole genome shotgun sequence genomic DNA carries:
- the LOC113311780 gene encoding uncharacterized protein At2g39795, mitochondrial-like encodes MEGQKVTAVQSKDFEKTVEDCKNMVIGFLQAVDKQWNPKAGVQFGPYGDNANVFVFKFVNEDDRRKSTTNLSRQGSRATLIPTHHHFSAQANKKSNSDDALLSLIESVIDWEERYYKVGEAPREFPFKIKDNAGEEFITLTRDYQGEVIGASACWPKDPKCYFHLCVSVMKKSGPTLVFDARADETDEISIDSITVENPNASNDYITFSDLDEKLQDAFHTYLDVRGFNPAITNSYGTTWFGKTAKNTLGG; translated from the exons ATGGAAGGACAGAAGGTGACAGCGGTACAATCAAAAGATTTTGAAAAAACAGTCGAGGATTGTAAAAATATGGTTATCGGTTTTTTGCAGGCTGTAGATAAACAATGGAATCCAAAGGCTGGGGTACAATTTGGACCATATGGTGATAATGcaaatgtttttgttttcaaatttgtgaatgaagatgatcGAAGA AAGAGTACCACTAATCTATCAAGACAAGGATCTCGTGCAACTCTAATTCCAACCCATCATCACTTCTCTGCTCAAGCTAACAAGAAATCCAATTCTGATGACGCTCTGCTCAGTCTTATTGAGTCTGTAATCGATTGGGAGGAGAGATATTATAAG GTTGGTGAGGCACCAAGAGAATTTCCTTTCAAGATTAAGGATAATGCAGGGGAGGAATTTATAACATTGACTAGAGATTATCAGGGTGAGGTGATTGGAGCCTCAGCTTGCTGGCCTAAAGACCCTAAATGTTATTTTCATCTATGTGTAAGTGTTATGAAAAAGAGCGGACCAACTTTGGTATTCGATGCAAGGGCTGATGAAACAGATGAAATTTCCATTGACTCTATAACTGTCGAGAATCCAAATGCTTCTAATGATTATATTACTTTCTC GGATTTGGATGAAAAATTGCAAGATGCTTTCCACACATATTTGGATGTCAGGGGTTTCAACCCAGCAATAACGAATTCTTATGGGACTACATGGTTCGGAAAGACCGCGAAAAATACCCTGGGTGGTTGA